In a single window of the bacterium genome:
- a CDS encoding DUF1015 domain-containing protein yields the protein MAEIKPFRGLRYNPRKIADLSQVITQPYDKITPEMQAEYYKRHADNYVRLIFGREADRYQESYDFFNKWIAEGILIKDDEPALYPYTQTYKTEANPNPVTRTGFIAALRLHPYEDKVVLPHERTLKSAKEDRFSLFTKTLKNYEQVFMLYGDPGCTIEKLFAEPISQKPLMEATDDYGCIHRVWRVTDKAIIKKAQDVLSALPVMIADGHHRYETALALRDYLKERIPDAPADSAFNYRMVTLVNLFDPGLLVLPTHRFVIKLKTPFGEFERALHEYFDVKEVQKSELMNELKREASKHSFGLYSKNKTLLLVLKNQKIMDEIMADSSPEVKALDVSVLHMLVIEKLLAISKDEIESFIKYERYADKAMAAVDRGEFEMLFLMNPTRVDQVEAVSKAGEKMPQKSTDFYPKLVSGLVAFDVDPGERLSDS from the coding sequence GTGGCAGAAATAAAACCCTTCCGCGGACTAAGGTACAATCCTCGAAAGATTGCAGACCTTTCTCAGGTAATCACGCAGCCTTACGATAAGATTACTCCTGAGATGCAGGCCGAGTACTACAAGAGACATGCGGACAATTACGTGAGACTTATCTTCGGACGCGAAGCCGATCGTTACCAGGAATCCTATGATTTCTTCAATAAGTGGATAGCTGAAGGAATTCTCATCAAGGATGATGAGCCGGCGCTATACCCTTACACGCAGACCTACAAAACGGAAGCAAATCCGAATCCTGTGACCCGCACCGGCTTCATAGCCGCTCTAAGGCTCCACCCTTATGAAGACAAAGTCGTTCTACCCCACGAAAGAACTCTTAAGAGTGCAAAAGAAGATAGATTCAGCCTTTTTACCAAAACCCTGAAGAACTATGAACAGGTCTTCATGTTATACGGCGACCCAGGATGCACCATTGAAAAGCTTTTTGCCGAACCTATATCTCAAAAACCTTTGATGGAGGCTACTGACGACTACGGTTGCATCCACAGGGTTTGGAGAGTCACGGATAAGGCGATAATCAAGAAAGCGCAGGATGTATTGTCCGCGCTGCCCGTAATGATAGCAGACGGTCATCACAGATACGAAACCGCTCTTGCCTTAAGGGATTATCTGAAGGAAAGAATTCCGGATGCACCTGCGGACAGCGCGTTCAACTACAGAATGGTTACCCTTGTAAATCTCTTTGATCCCGGTCTTCTTGTACTGCCGACTCATCGTTTTGTCATAAAACTCAAGACACCCTTTGGTGAGTTCGAGCGAGCACTTCATGAATACTTCGATGTTAAAGAAGTTCAGAAATCCGAACTCATGAATGAACTGAAACGGGAAGCATCAAAACACTCTTTCGGACTCTACAGCAAGAATAAAACCCTGCTTCTGGTTCTCAAGAATCAGAAAATCATGGATGAAATAATGGCTGATTCAAGTCCCGAAGTTAAGGCGCTCGATGTGTCGGTATTACACATGCTGGTTATCGAAAAGCTCCTCGCGATATCCAAGGATGAAATCGAATCCTTTATCAAATACGAACGCTATGCGGATAAGGCGATGGCGGCAGTCGATAGGGGCGAATTCGAGATGCTATTCCTCATGAATCCAACAAGGGTTGATCAGGTAGAAGCGGTATCTAAAGCCGGCGAAAAAATGCCTCAGAAATCAACCGATTTCTACCCAAAGCTTGTTTCGGGGCTTGTAGCGTTTGATGTCGACCCTGGCGAACGGCTTTCTGATTCATGA
- a CDS encoding HEAT repeat domain-containing protein, whose amino-acid sequence MIILVLISIITAAPDTFWNVERDYLLQGLELMNLSAKDLEYDKQWIPDSFRLKAVSNLMDKPLYVPDYVIGAGERVKGCISPSEYFSMTSEEITGRTASPESPKSKDVEQKIKEIFALTDKHLQKAFAGLSSAERDSLLYTAPALWSDEADSLQKGYAGALEMEFGVPRDTGYGLKLVNLLRLSKKVDVYELNVAGATLAEGVEGLIPLAERLLEQENPPDTQVDGVEGIVYAVYDLGNGQKAVIGGPWRNVYTANFAVIVDLGGNDIYEGRVAGAVGGLGSPVSFVLDLSGDDVYRNGSKLVNQGAALFGSALLWDIEGDDSYNAFHISQGAAIFATGMLIDEEGVDSYRAGYFTQAAGNFGTGIMIERHGDDQYRSYSWAQGLGGPLGYGLLADEEGDDIYYAGGQYLHMPLDPDQYRSFAQGFGFGWRDVSSGGIGFLYDKNGNDKYIGEVYAQATSYWFALGMMLDEQGNDLYTAAQYSQGAGIHLSVGGLFDMEGDDHYFSRFGPSQGEGHDLAVGWLMDKDGDDVYYASGGQGIGLTNSVGIFVDTRGNDDYASREALSEGGANWSRGTGGIGLFIDLQGDDRYAEKDKGSNNDVWPSGSMAIGMDLEAVEPKKEEWEDTTAAFPELDTMKTDSAKIARLFHYASLWEVRADIGKVRTARKMLKEQFGASAVYYIFNYEFSTYDGLVQRAVELYFSEFKDTAGYYLFKGLHSTNDTIVRNSIYLLGQLKIDGAGDTLLKMLENKSMDSLAGSLIAALGSLKEKKAVSLISKYANHNKERMRLRAVSALAEIKDTASLATLMPRIFDESFSVKLAAMSAVASLGKPAIENLTAEIRKSQTDIRRAILIRTIRNTYRQLADSEKTSEIKKNIANLAKPYLDSSWPALREQTKKLLDEVDGRAVLGPADLFLMPEDMKEKF is encoded by the coding sequence TTGATTATCTTGGTTCTTATTTCGATTATTACGGCAGCGCCCGACACATTTTGGAACGTTGAACGCGACTATCTTCTCCAAGGGCTGGAACTCATGAATCTGTCCGCAAAGGACCTGGAGTACGACAAGCAGTGGATACCTGACAGTTTCAGACTTAAGGCAGTATCAAACCTCATGGATAAGCCGCTGTACGTACCCGATTACGTCATCGGAGCTGGTGAGAGAGTTAAAGGATGCATAAGCCCTTCGGAATATTTTTCTATGACTTCGGAGGAAATAACGGGAAGAACAGCGAGTCCTGAATCACCTAAAAGCAAGGACGTGGAACAAAAGATAAAAGAAATCTTCGCTCTTACGGACAAACATCTTCAGAAAGCGTTCGCAGGGCTTTCTTCGGCTGAACGCGACAGTCTTTTATACACCGCTCCGGCTCTGTGGTCAGATGAGGCGGATTCGCTCCAAAAGGGATACGCCGGTGCGCTGGAGATGGAGTTCGGCGTGCCGAGGGACACAGGATACGGCTTGAAGCTAGTGAACCTGCTCAGGCTCTCAAAGAAGGTGGATGTCTACGAACTCAATGTTGCAGGAGCGACTCTTGCCGAAGGAGTAGAGGGATTGATTCCTTTAGCGGAAAGACTCCTGGAACAGGAGAATCCTCCCGATACACAGGTTGATGGTGTTGAAGGAATAGTCTATGCCGTATACGATCTGGGCAACGGTCAGAAAGCGGTTATAGGAGGTCCCTGGCGCAACGTCTATACCGCCAACTTTGCCGTCATAGTGGATCTTGGCGGGAATGACATATACGAGGGTCGTGTGGCAGGCGCAGTAGGTGGACTTGGTTCGCCCGTAAGTTTTGTTCTTGATCTATCGGGCGACGACGTCTACCGTAACGGCTCCAAGCTCGTGAATCAGGGAGCGGCTCTGTTTGGTTCGGCGCTGCTCTGGGATATTGAGGGCGATGATTCATACAACGCATTTCATATATCCCAGGGTGCGGCCATATTCGCAACAGGAATGCTGATTGACGAAGAAGGTGTTGATAGTTATCGAGCCGGATATTTCACTCAGGCCGCAGGTAATTTCGGAACCGGAATAATGATAGAAAGACACGGCGATGATCAATACAGGTCTTACAGCTGGGCTCAAGGATTAGGCGGACCATTGGGCTACGGTCTTCTTGCGGACGAGGAAGGCGATGATATATACTACGCCGGAGGCCAGTATCTGCATATGCCGCTTGATCCGGACCAATACCGCTCCTTCGCGCAGGGATTCGGCTTCGGCTGGCGGGATGTGTCATCTGGAGGAATAGGCTTCTTGTATGACAAAAACGGTAACGACAAGTATATAGGGGAGGTTTACGCTCAAGCTACTTCTTACTGGTTCGCATTAGGAATGATGCTTGATGAGCAGGGAAACGACCTTTACACGGCTGCCCAGTACTCGCAGGGTGCCGGTATACACCTTTCGGTAGGCGGACTGTTCGATATGGAGGGTGATGACCACTACTTTTCGCGCTTCGGTCCCTCACAGGGCGAGGGCCATGACCTTGCAGTGGGCTGGCTTATGGACAAGGACGGCGACGACGTATACTACGCATCAGGCGGGCAGGGTATTGGCTTGACTAACTCGGTCGGAATATTCGTAGATACGAGAGGCAACGATGACTACGCTTCAAGGGAAGCTTTGAGCGAGGGAGGAGCAAACTGGTCGCGCGGCACAGGCGGAATCGGACTGTTTATTGATTTACAGGGCGATGATCGATATGCTGAGAAAGACAAAGGAAGCAACAACGACGTCTGGCCCTCCGGGTCGATGGCTATAGGCATGGATCTGGAGGCGGTGGAACCCAAAAAGGAGGAGTGGGAGGATACGACAGCCGCCTTCCCCGAACTCGATACAATGAAAACGGATTCCGCAAAGATAGCAAGACTTTTTCATTACGCCTCGCTCTGGGAAGTAAGAGCTGATATTGGCAAGGTCAGAACCGCAAGAAAGATGCTCAAGGAACAATTCGGCGCCTCGGCCGTATATTACATCTTCAACTACGAATTCTCGACTTACGACGGATTGGTGCAGAGAGCTGTTGAGCTTTATTTCTCGGAATTCAAAGACACTGCCGGTTATTATCTCTTCAAAGGTCTGCACTCAACCAACGACACCATAGTAAGGAATTCTATTTATCTTCTCGGTCAGCTTAAAATCGACGGTGCGGGCGACACCCTTTTGAAAATGCTTGAAAATAAATCGATGGACAGCCTTGCGGGTTCTCTTATCGCCGCCCTCGGTAGTCTCAAAGAGAAAAAAGCCGTCTCGCTTATTTCAAAATACGCCAACCACAACAAGGAACGAATGAGGCTGAGAGCGGTTTCCGCTCTTGCGGAAATAAAAGATACCGCATCATTAGCGACATTGATGCCTAGAATTTTCGACGAATCTTTTTCAGTCAAGCTTGCTGCTATGTCTGCGGTCGCTTCTCTAGGTAAACCGGCGATTGAAAACTTAACTGCTGAAATCAGAAAGAGCCAGACAGATATTCGGCGTGCAATACTCATCAGGACTATTAGGAATACTTACAGACAGCTTGCAGACTCCGAGAAAACCTCCGAAATCAAGAAGAACATTGCGAATCTGGCAAAGCCTTATCTGGATTCATCTTGGCCTGCTCTTCGCGAACAGACAAAAAAGCTCTTGGACGAGGTCGATGGAAGGGCGGTCCTAGGGCCGGCCGATCTTTTCTTGATGCCTGAGGATATGAAAGAGAAGTTTTAA